The sequence CGATGGTCGCGAGCACTTCGCCCGGGGCGTTGTTGCAGAGCGTCGTGTAGTCTTTGTAGGCCGCACAGTCCAGCAACACCTGCTTGTTCTTGGTTACAAGCCATCCCATGCGCGTGCCGGGCAATCCGTATTTGTTAAGCCCGCCTATGACCGTAGCGCGGGAATAGAGATCCGCAAGCGAGGGCAGCGCCGCCGCCGGGTCGTGTTCCATCCCGCGGTACGTCTCTTCGCAGAAGACCCACGTGCCCATCCTGTCAGCCAGGTTGAGTATACGGTCCATCTCTGTCCTGACCGGAATATAACCGGTCGGGTTGTTTGGTATGTTCAGGATCAGCAGCTTGGTGTTCGGCGATATCGTTTCGGCCAGGAAGTTCACGTCGAGACGCCAGCCCCAGCTAGTAACTTCGAGCGGCCAGCGGATGATCTTGCAGCCGAGCGCCCGTGGGATCTCATAGAGGGAAGGCAGGCAGGGATGCATTACTATTACCTCGTCACCCGGGTCGAGCATCGTGTTCATAAAGATGAAGATGCCCTCTTCGGGAGTCAGCTCGAGGATGTCCGAAGGGCGTATCGAATTGTATCGCTTAGCAATCGCTTCGCGCAAAAGCGGATAACCCATTTGCTTCGTGTAGCCCAGACTCAGGTTATCCCATTTTTCCCTGCACTCGGCGTCGGCCATGTCCAGAATTTCCTTCATCGTGCACGCTTCGCATGAAACCTGGCTGAGCATGTATTTCGCATCTGAGACATAGCGCGCAAAAAGTCTTTCAAGCTTGAATTCCTTGATCTTCATCGAAGTTCTCTCCTCTCATCTATCGTATAGACCGAGCTTATAAAATTTCAGGACCATTCTGTTAAGTATAACCTTTTTCCCTCTCCATGTAAGCACATCAACAGAGATATATCATATTTCAGATCTCCGGCAAGACATTACACTTATTTCATAGTTGTTTTATAATGGTTTAAACACGCAAAAAATAAAGTTTTTGACTGATTTTTATATCGTTTGACAGGAACAAAAACATCAGTGTTTTGCTTTCTATATATCAGCCATATCTCCGGTGTCAGCTGTTTTTTTGCGATATCAGGCAATTTTAGTTTATTATAATTATAATTTCTATTGCAATCTGATATATCTGTGGTACAATCGACAAATGGAAGGGGAAGGTATTATGGACTACGGACTCAATTTTACACTCAAATCATTAAGGGAGCAGGTTTACGATTATCTCCGCCTTCAGATGAACGAAGGCAGGATACGTCCCGGTGCGTTTCTTAATCTGAACGAAATCAGCAAGGATCTCGGGATGAGCAGGACCCCTCTTAGGGATGCCCTTTTCCAGCTTGAGTCCGAAGGTTTTGTAACGATCTATCCCCGTCGCGGAGTTGCCGTGAACGCGCTGACACTTGAGAAAATACGTAACATATATGAGATCCTCGGCGGCCTTGAGTCAGCGGTGATAATACTGGGTTCACTCCGTTTCCGCGACAGCGATGCCGACATTATGGAAAAATGCAACATCCAGATGCGCAAAGCTCTCGACCAGAACAATTATTCCGCATTCTATGATGAAAATCTGAAATTTCACGATGTCTATCTTAACCTGTCAGATAACACAGAGATGCTTCACCATATCAGGATACTCAAGGAGCGGCTTTATGATTTCCCGCGGAACAAGACATTTGTCAAAGAGTGGGAGATGCATTCTCTCGAAGAGCACAAGGCAATGATAGATATGTTCCGCAGCCATGATTTCAACGGGGCGGCGGACTATGTGAGGGACGTGCACTGGTCCTTCGCCGTACAGGAGAGGTTTATCCGCAAATATTACTTCGCAAAGCATTCGGAGCTTGATGTATCCGAGGAGGGGCAGCTTGATTGCGTATCACAGGAATGATATTTGATATAAAAAAATATTCTATACACGACGGCCCGGGCTTGAGGACCACAGTACATATGAAGGGCTGCCCCCTCTCCTGCTGGTGGTGTCACAACCCGGAGAGCCAGTCGATGGCTCCCGCGGTCCTCTTCCGCAGCGAGAGGTGCATAGCCTGCGGCGCCTGCGTTGGATCATGCCCTAACGGAGCCGTCTCCGTAGCTGACGGGCGGCTTGTAACGGATGCCCGGATCTGCAGCGGCTGCGGCAGATGCGAGGCAGTCTGTCCTGCCGGAGCACGGGAACTCTGCGGCAGGAGATACACGGTCGAAGAACTTATGACAGAGCTCCGCAAGGACGAGATATTCTTCCGCGACGGAGGCGGGATCACGTTCTCCGGCGGAGAGCCTCTCGTACAGCCGGAGTTTCTGCTTGAAGCGCTCAAGGCATGCGGACGTGAGGGTTTCCACCGCGCCGTTGACACATGCGGCTTCGGAGACAAAAAATATATACTGGAAGCAGCGAAAGAGACGAACCTCTTTCTCTACGACATAAAGCACATGGATCCGGTGAAACACAAGGAGTACACAGGAGTAGACAACATTATCATACTTGAGAATCTGGCCGCCATATCTGAGGCCGGAGCAAAGATAAACATCCGCTTCCCATTTATGCCAGGGCTCAACTCAGACGACGAAAATATCCACGCTCTGGGTGCTTTCGCTGCCAAACTCAAGGGCATAACTGCGGTCAATATCCTTCCATACCACACTGTCGCAAAAGGGAAACACAGCAGGTGGCACATGGATTACAAGCTTCCGGACCTCCTGCCTCCGACAGCGGCACAGACCCGCAGCGCAGCTGTGATTCTCGAAGGATACGGACTAAAGGTGCACATAGGAGGATAAGGCCGGCTGAGCGGCAATTTGATCATTTGAGAGTCTAAAAAAGAAACAGCCTCTTCGTCCGGGGAGGCATGAGATAAAAAGCTTTAGTGCTGATGTTTTACAAATGTGTCCACGCTGCGTTTTCCGCCGCGGCACAGTACGCTTTAAGGACGGTATGACGATGGGTTTTATGACATTAAGGAGGTTTTTTTATCATGAACGAACGTATCCAACGCCTGCGTGATGAAAGTTTTGAGACCCACCCCTCTATCTCGATAGAGAGGGCCCTGCTCGAGACTGAGTTCTACCGCGAGAACGACGGCAAGCTCCCGATGCCTGTCCTTCGCGCGGCAAATTTCAAGTACCTCTGCGAGAAAAAGGCTATCTATATCGGCAAGGATGAACTTATCGTAGGGGAACGCGGCCCGAAGCCCCGTGCCGTGTCGACTTTCCCTGAGCTCACCTGCCACTCGGTCAATGACCTTGAGGTGCTCAACGTGCGCAAACAGCAGAATTACTCCGTTGCACCGGAAGATATCAAGACCTACGAAGAAAAGGTCATCCCTTACTGGCGCGGCCGCTGCATGAGAGATAAGCTTTTCGACCGCATGCCTGAAGACTGGACCAAGCTTTATGAAGCCGGCACATTCACCGAATTCGGCGAACAGCGGGCTCTCGGACACACCTCCCTTGACGGGCTCATCTATGAAAAGGGCATGCTGGACCTGAAGAAGGACATCGCGGAGGCCCGTGCCAAACTGGACTTCCTCAATGACCCGGAGGCGACAGCCAAGGACGAGCAACTCCAGGGCATGGATATCTCCTGCGATGCGGTCATCATTTTCGCTGAGCGCCACGCTGAACTTGCGGAGAGGATGGCCGCCGGAGAGAGCGACCCGGCACGCAAGGCTGAGCTCCTCAAGATAGCCGATGTCTGCCGCCATGTGCCTGCGCACGCACCCAGAGACTTCTGGGAGGCAGTTCAGATGTACTGGTTCGTCCATCTCGGCACAATAACAGAGCTTAACGGCTGGGATGCAATGAGCCCGGGACACTTTGACCAGCATTTGGCGCCGTTCTATGAGAAGGGGATCGCTGAAGGCACACTCACCCGCGACAAGGCCAAGGAGCTTCTCGCCTGCTTCTGGATCAAGGTCAACAACACTCCGGCGCCCCCCAAGGTCGGTGTCACGGCAGCCGAGAGCGGCACTTACAATGACTTTACTAACATCAACCTTGCCGGTCTCAAGGCCGATGGCTCTGACGGCTCAAGCGAGGTAACGTACATCTGTCTTGAGCTGTTCGACGAGCTGCGCCTTCTCCAGCCGCAGGGCAATATCCAGGTCAGCGAGCGCACTCCGGACAATGTGATCCGCGCGGCGGCCAGGGTCTTCCGCAACGGCATGGGCTATCCGTCAATGTTTAACGCCGATATGGTCATACAGGAGCAGATGAGGGTCGGCAAGACGCTCGAGGATGCCCGTCAGGGCGGCACTAGCGGCTGTATAGAGACCGGCTGCTGCGGCAAGGAAGCCTACCTGCTCCATGGCTACCTCAACGTGCCTAAGCTGCTAGAATACGCGCTCACCAACGGCGTAGACATGCTCACAGGCAAGCAGGTCAGCATCAAGACCGGAGATCTGAGCACGTTCAAGACATTCGACGACCTCTATGCTGCGTTTGAGAAACAGCTTGAGCATGTAGTAGAGACAAAGATCAAGGTGGACAACTATCTGCGCCATCAGTATGCGACGAAGATGGCTGCGACGTTCCTCTCAGTGGTGATCCGCGACTGCATCGAGAAGGGCAGGGACTACTACAACGGAGGCCCGCGCTATAACACAGACTACATCCAGTGCTGCGGCATAGGCACGATAACGGACAGTCTCTCAGCGATCAAGAAACACGTCTTCGAAGAGGGTACTTATACTCTGCAGCAGGTAGTCGACGCAATGTCAAAGAACTGGGAGGGCGAAGAGGAGATGCGCCTTACTCTCTGGAATAAGACGCCTTTCTTCGGCAATGATGACGACTATGCGGACAGCATCATGAGGAGGGTCTATGCCAGCCTGTTCTCCGCAATAGACGGCAAGCACAGCATCCTTGGGCCGACATATCACCTCAATATGCTTAGCACGACATGCCATAACTACTTCGGGCAGAAGCTCGCGGCAACGCCGAACGGGCGTTTCTCTGGAATGCCGGAATCCGACGGGACATCCCCGAGCCACGGCGCAGACCGCAACGGACCGACAGCAGTCGTGAAGTCGCTTGCGAAGATGGACCAGGTAAAGTCCGGAGGCACGCTGCTCAATCAGCGCTTCCTGCCGTCGGTCCTTGCCGGGGAAGAGGGGATCGAGGGCGTCAAGAACCTCATCCGCTCTTACTTCAAGCTAGGCGGACACCATATCCAGTTCAACGTAGTCGACGAAAGCACCCTTCGCGATGCGCAGGCACACCCGGAGAATTACCGCGGCCTGCTCGTACGCGTCGCAGGCTACAGCGACTACTTCGTGGACCTGGACAACTATCAGCAGGAGGAGATTATCGCGCGTAACGCGCAGGAATCCTTCTAAACAGGGCGAAACCTGAATGCCGGCACATCTGCTGCCGGACAAGCTTTACCGGATTTACGCGGGGCCTTTTAAAGTACGAAAGTACAAGAGGGGCTCCGCGTTTTATACTGCCCCGCTGCCGCATCGATCTCCAGGTCCAATGGGCTGTATGGGAAAAATTGATGCCGCGGCACAATATCGGCCGGCTAAAGTATAATATTACGATCAAAGTGCTTAACATAAGGAGTGGTGTTATGGCCGGACCGTTGTTGCTCAAATGTGTCTTATGCGGCAGAGAGTATGATGCCGGAGAGGGAAGATATGTCTGCGACGTCTGCGGGCTTGACGGAACGCTTGACGTACTTTACGACGTAAGCACCGTCAAGAAAAAACTCATAAGGGAAAAACTTGCCGGGAACAGGGACATGACTCTCTGGCGTTACAGGGATATCATGCCGGTAATTGACGACGCGCATATACCGCCGCTTGCCGTAGGCTGGACGCCGCTTTACAGGAATGAAAAACTCGCATCCGAATATGGGGTAAAGGAACTTTTTATAAAAGATGACGGACGGAACCCAACTGCCTCGCTGAAGGACAGGGCAAGCGCAGTCGGCGTGGCTAAGGCGCTTGATTTCGGACAGAAGGTCGTCGCATGCGCATCCACCGGAAATGCCGCAAGCTCACTATCCGGCTTCGCAGCGGTAACGGGGCTTAAAAGTTTTATCTTCGTCCCGGAGAAGGCTCCCGACGCAAAGGTCACACAGCTTCTGGTCTACGGCGCCAACGTAGTGCTGGTCCGCGGGGACTATGCCGATGCCTTCAGCCTGGCAACTGCGGCAATAGAAAAATTCGGCTGGTATAATAGGAACTGCGCAATAAACCCGTACCTGATAGAGGGCAAGAAGACCTGTGCGATGGAGATAGCGGAACAGATGGGCTGGGATGTACCGGACAGGGTCTTTATCTCTGTGGGTGACGGCTGCTGTATCGGCGGGCTTTACAAGGGCTTCCGCGATTTGCTCGATCTCGGCATCATAGACAGGATGCCGAAAATAACCGGCGTACAGGCGGAAGGCTCCCGCCCAATATACGACGCAATAATAAGCGGTGCGCCCCGCGTGACATTCGGCCCCGCAGATACATTAGCCGACAGCATTTCAGTCGGAGCGCCGCGCAACTGGGCAAAGGCCCTGCGCGCGATGAGGGACACTGACGGGACCGCGGCGGCAGTTTCTGACGCCGAGATCCTCTCGGCCATACCGGAGCTGGCACGCGCAAGCGGCGTATTCGGCGAACCGGCCGGAGCGGCAGCTTTTGCCGGCTTCCGCCGTATGGCGAAAGAGGGGCTTATCGAAGCTGATGAGCGGGTTGCGATCGTAGTCACAGGCAATGGGTTAAAGGATATCGAAAGTGCAAAAAAGACGACCGGAAAACCTTTGAAATGCAGCCCTGACATCGAAGCGTTCGAGGCGTTGCTGAAAGTTCAGCCGTTTTGATTATATGTCGGTCTGACTTTTCATTGTAAATCAATTATCAGGAGGGAGCCGGAACAATGATAGACCTCACCATTAACGAAGAGAAACTGAAAAACGCTGTAGAGCTCGCGAAGAAACGCAATGTGCTTATTCCCACTTTCAAGCAGATGAAGGACCCTGAAAAGTATACGCCGGAGCATATCAAGGAAAAACTGAAAAAAACGGGACTCTGGGATGTAGATCCCGCAAACCTCTTCCGCATCACGTGGAAGAATGTGCCGCAGAAGACGGGCGGGCTTTACGGCGGCGTCAATACTCTCGAATTCCCGAGCGAACTTACCGGTGTGCCGGCGCGCATAATAGCACTGTGCGGAAAATGGTTCCCGACAGGAGCGCATAAGGTAGGGGCGAGCTTCGGCTGCCTCGTCCCGCGCCTTGTGACGGGACAGTTCGACCCGACCTGCCAGAAGGCCGTATGGCCGTCTACGGGCAACTACTGCCGCGGCGGAGCTTACAACGCTCAGCTTTTGGGCTGTGAGTCGATCGCGATACTGCCGCAGGGTATGAGCAAGGAACGTTTCGAGTGGCTGCGCACTGTGGCCGGAGAGATAATTGCGACACCCGGAACGGAGAGCAACGTAAAAGAGATATATGACGAAGTCGCACACATCCGCGCAACACGCCCGGAAGCCGTCGTTTTCAACCAGTTTGACGAAATGGGAAACCATCTCTGGCATTATACGGTGACCGGCAGTGCGATGGAGGAGGCTATACGGGCGGCGATGGGTCCGAAGGACAGGTTCGCCGGAGTCGTCGTAACCTCCGGCTCAGCCGGAACGACGGGCTGCGGGGACTATCTTAAGGAAATATTCCCCGATAGCAAGGTCGGCGTAGGCGAAGCCCTCCAGTGCCCGACTCTCTGCCTTAACGGCTTTGGCGAACACCGCATAGAGGGCATCGGAGACAAGCACGTGCCATGGGTGCATAACGTCAGGAACACAGACCTTGTCTTTGCGATCGACGACAATATATGCATGGCGATGATCCGCCTCTGCAACGAACCCGAAGGGCAGGGATATCTGCGCTCTATAGGCATATCTGATGAAGTCATAGCAATGCTTCCGCTTATGGGGATATCCGGCGCAGCAAACGTAGCCATGGCGATAAAGATGGCCAAGTACTACGAGCTCACCAAGAACGACATCATAGTGACCGTGCTCACAGACTCCATGGAGATGTACGGATCGCGCCTCGTGGAGATGCGCGAGGAACTCGGCGCTTACGATCCGGTCCGCGCGGAGGTCGACCATCAGCGCTGGGTGCTCGGAATGGGAATTGACGGTATTAAGGAGCTCAGCTACTATGACCGCAAACGCATCCACAACCTGAAGTACTACACATGGGTCGAACAGCAGGGAAAGACCGGCAAGGAGCTCAATGCACAGTGGTATGACCGCGATTACTGGACAAACATCCACAGGATGGCGGATAAAATCGACGAAAAAATAGAAGAGTTCAACAGACGTACCGGACTGGCATAGCGGACCTGTGGGAAAGTTTACTCATGCAGGGCGCGCATATTGCACAGAACTTAATTTTTTACATGTAGATGGGGTGCGTTCATGAAAGTTGTAGATTTAAGCTGGCCTGTTACAGATGGGATGGTCGTTTTCCCCGGAGATGTTTCTCCGTCGGTGAAGACCGGCGCAACGATGGAGGAGAACGGATGGAGGACAAAGCTGCTCTCGATGAGCTCTCACACAGGAACTCACATGGACGCGCCCGCACACATGATCGCGGACGGCAAATACATGGATGAGCTGCCGAACGAGACATTCTTCGGCTTCGCGCTGATAGCTGACGTGAGGGGATGCGCCGGACGCAGGATCGAGCTTGCGGATATAAGGGTATCCTCAAACAAGATAGCCTACGTTGATTTTCTGCTCTTCCGCACCGACTGGTCCAGCAAATGGGGCACTGAAGACTATCTCAGCGGCTTCCCGACCCTCTCTCCTCTTGCCGCTGAATGGGTTTCAGAGCAGAACATCAAGGGGATAGGCTTCGATGCCATATCGGTCGACCCCGTTGATTCCGCAGCATGCGATATCCACAAAATATTACTGGGAAGAGGCCTTGTCATAATGGAAAACCTGCGGAATCTCGATCAGGTCGGCTATATGCCGTTCTGCCTCGCCGCCCTGCCAATTTCTCTCGTCAAACAGGACGGCGGTCCGGCAAGGATCATGGCGGTATTGGATAAATGACATCATATCCCGGCCCTTTGAATGCCGGCCATCAAAAAACAGGGCACGGATGATCGCTCTGCGCCCTGTTTTTGCTTTGTACTGTTGTCCGCTTATTCCGCTGCTATATCCTTCGCTGCCTGGACCGGGTCGATCGGGATACCGATCCCCATAGTCGTGGCAAGCGTTGCGCTTTTGACATATGTCCCCTTGACTGCAGCGGGACGCGCCTTGATTATTGCACGGAAAAGCGTCTTGACGTTCGCCTCAAGATTTTCTGCCGGGAAAGAAGCTCTGCCCACTGCATTGTGTGTAATCGCCGTCTTATCAACACGGAACTCCACACGGCCGGCTTTGATCTCTTTGACTGCACTCGCGACATCGAACGTGACTGTGTTGGTCTTTGCACTTGGCATAAGTCCGCGGGGACCGAGGACCTTCCCAAGGCGACCGGCTGATTTCATGATGTCCGGTGTGGCGATAACAGCATCGAAATCCATTCTGCCATCTGCGATCTCTTTTACCA is a genomic window of Synergistaceae bacterium containing:
- a CDS encoding aminotransferase class I/II-fold pyridoxal phosphate-dependent enzyme, translated to MKIKEFKLERLFARYVSDAKYMLSQVSCEACTMKEILDMADAECREKWDNLSLGYTKQMGYPLLREAIAKRYNSIRPSDILELTPEEGIFIFMNTMLDPGDEVIVMHPCLPSLYEIPRALGCKIIRWPLEVTSWGWRLDVNFLAETISPNTKLLILNIPNNPTGYIPVRTEMDRILNLADRMGTWVFCEETYRGMEHDPAAALPSLADLYSRATVIGGLNKYGLPGTRMGWLVTKNKQVLLDCAAYKDYTTLCNNAPGEVLATIAMRNATELLQRNHKIVLENLGIAESFFRRHKSLFQWVQPNGGSTAFPRLMPPFDVTEMCERAMNDKSLLIIGERAFGLNNNHFRVGLGRRDFCRTLDVFAELVEEMTAEGAKG
- a CDS encoding GntR family transcriptional regulator, producing MDYGLNFTLKSLREQVYDYLRLQMNEGRIRPGAFLNLNEISKDLGMSRTPLRDALFQLESEGFVTIYPRRGVAVNALTLEKIRNIYEILGGLESAVIILGSLRFRDSDADIMEKCNIQMRKALDQNNYSAFYDENLKFHDVYLNLSDNTEMLHHIRILKERLYDFPRNKTFVKEWEMHSLEEHKAMIDMFRSHDFNGAADYVRDVHWSFAVQERFIRKYYFAKHSELDVSEEGQLDCVSQE
- a CDS encoding glycyl radical protein, which codes for MNERIQRLRDESFETHPSISIERALLETEFYRENDGKLPMPVLRAANFKYLCEKKAIYIGKDELIVGERGPKPRAVSTFPELTCHSVNDLEVLNVRKQQNYSVAPEDIKTYEEKVIPYWRGRCMRDKLFDRMPEDWTKLYEAGTFTEFGEQRALGHTSLDGLIYEKGMLDLKKDIAEARAKLDFLNDPEATAKDEQLQGMDISCDAVIIFAERHAELAERMAAGESDPARKAELLKIADVCRHVPAHAPRDFWEAVQMYWFVHLGTITELNGWDAMSPGHFDQHLAPFYEKGIAEGTLTRDKAKELLACFWIKVNNTPAPPKVGVTAAESGTYNDFTNINLAGLKADGSDGSSEVTYICLELFDELRLLQPQGNIQVSERTPDNVIRAAARVFRNGMGYPSMFNADMVIQEQMRVGKTLEDARQGGTSGCIETGCCGKEAYLLHGYLNVPKLLEYALTNGVDMLTGKQVSIKTGDLSTFKTFDDLYAAFEKQLEHVVETKIKVDNYLRHQYATKMAATFLSVVIRDCIEKGRDYYNGGPRYNTDYIQCCGIGTITDSLSAIKKHVFEEGTYTLQQVVDAMSKNWEGEEEMRLTLWNKTPFFGNDDDYADSIMRRVYASLFSAIDGKHSILGPTYHLNMLSTTCHNYFGQKLAATPNGRFSGMPESDGTSPSHGADRNGPTAVVKSLAKMDQVKSGGTLLNQRFLPSVLAGEEGIEGVKNLIRSYFKLGGHHIQFNVVDESTLRDAQAHPENYRGLLVRVAGYSDYFVDLDNYQQEEIIARNAQESF
- a CDS encoding glycyl-radical enzyme activating protein, whose amino-acid sequence is MRITGMIFDIKKYSIHDGPGLRTTVHMKGCPLSCWWCHNPESQSMAPAVLFRSERCIACGACVGSCPNGAVSVADGRLVTDARICSGCGRCEAVCPAGARELCGRRYTVEELMTELRKDEIFFRDGGGITFSGGEPLVQPEFLLEALKACGREGFHRAVDTCGFGDKKYILEAAKETNLFLYDIKHMDPVKHKEYTGVDNIIILENLAAISEAGAKINIRFPFMPGLNSDDENIHALGAFAAKLKGITAVNILPYHTVAKGKHSRWHMDYKLPDLLPPTAAQTRSAAVILEGYGLKVHIGG
- the rplA gene encoding 50S ribosomal protein L1: MSKKGKRYRALLEKVDLTKQYSISEAVAIAKECATAKFDESLELHVRLGVDPRHADQQVRSTIILPHGTGRTKKVCVLALGDKQKEAQDAGADIVGGEDLVKEIADGRMDFDAVIATPDIMKSAGRLGKVLGPRGLMPSAKTNTVTFDVASAVKEIKAGRVEFRVDKTAITHNAVGRASFPAENLEANVKTLFRAIIKARPAAVKGTYVKSATLATTMGIGIPIDPVQAAKDIAAE
- a CDS encoding threonine synthase, translating into MAGPLLLKCVLCGREYDAGEGRYVCDVCGLDGTLDVLYDVSTVKKKLIREKLAGNRDMTLWRYRDIMPVIDDAHIPPLAVGWTPLYRNEKLASEYGVKELFIKDDGRNPTASLKDRASAVGVAKALDFGQKVVACASTGNAASSLSGFAAVTGLKSFIFVPEKAPDAKVTQLLVYGANVVLVRGDYADAFSLATAAIEKFGWYNRNCAINPYLIEGKKTCAMEIAEQMGWDVPDRVFISVGDGCCIGGLYKGFRDLLDLGIIDRMPKITGVQAEGSRPIYDAIISGAPRVTFGPADTLADSISVGAPRNWAKALRAMRDTDGTAAAVSDAEILSAIPELARASGVFGEPAGAAAFAGFRRMAKEGLIEADERVAIVVTGNGLKDIESAKKTTGKPLKCSPDIEAFEALLKVQPF
- a CDS encoding cyclase family protein — its product is MKVVDLSWPVTDGMVVFPGDVSPSVKTGATMEENGWRTKLLSMSSHTGTHMDAPAHMIADGKYMDELPNETFFGFALIADVRGCAGRRIELADIRVSSNKIAYVDFLLFRTDWSSKWGTEDYLSGFPTLSPLAAEWVSEQNIKGIGFDAISVDPVDSAACDIHKILLGRGLVIMENLRNLDQVGYMPFCLAALPISLVKQDGGPARIMAVLDK
- a CDS encoding pyridoxal-phosphate dependent enzyme, which codes for MIDLTINEEKLKNAVELAKKRNVLIPTFKQMKDPEKYTPEHIKEKLKKTGLWDVDPANLFRITWKNVPQKTGGLYGGVNTLEFPSELTGVPARIIALCGKWFPTGAHKVGASFGCLVPRLVTGQFDPTCQKAVWPSTGNYCRGGAYNAQLLGCESIAILPQGMSKERFEWLRTVAGEIIATPGTESNVKEIYDEVAHIRATRPEAVVFNQFDEMGNHLWHYTVTGSAMEEAIRAAMGPKDRFAGVVVTSGSAGTTGCGDYLKEIFPDSKVGVGEALQCPTLCLNGFGEHRIEGIGDKHVPWVHNVRNTDLVFAIDDNICMAMIRLCNEPEGQGYLRSIGISDEVIAMLPLMGISGAANVAMAIKMAKYYELTKNDIIVTVLTDSMEMYGSRLVEMREELGAYDPVRAEVDHQRWVLGMGIDGIKELSYYDRKRIHNLKYYTWVEQQGKTGKELNAQWYDRDYWTNIHRMADKIDEKIEEFNRRTGLA